From the genome of Papaver somniferum cultivar HN1 chromosome 2, ASM357369v1, whole genome shotgun sequence, one region includes:
- the LOC113349948 gene encoding uncharacterized protein At4g14450, chloroplastic-like has product MASISKGENQQRKQSTSRLQRRAPASIQVNPASSFAQGWKVAIPLLSPLAMSPTSPPNGDRTAEVSSSSISTEKANLIKSNWQHPSAPFHYDPTNNINKPAKQFVPSFVPRCR; this is encoded by the coding sequence ATGGCATCAATTAGCAAAGGAGAAAACCAACAAAGAAAGCAAAGCACTAGTAGATTGCAAAGGAGAGCACCAGCATCGATCCAAGTAAACCCAGCATCAAGTTTTGCACAAGGATGGAAAGTAGCGATACCTCTTCTATCACCTTTAGCTATGTCACCCACTTCACCGCCTAATGGAGATCGAACGGCTGAGGTCTCATCATCATCAATTTCAACAGAAAAAGCTAATTTAATCAAGAGTAACTGGCAACATCCATCGGCTCCATTTCATTACGATCCAACTAATAATATTAACAAACCTGCCAAACAATTTGTACCTTCTTTTGTTCCTCGTTGTAGATAG